The following proteins come from a genomic window of Lolium rigidum isolate FL_2022 chromosome 5, APGP_CSIRO_Lrig_0.1, whole genome shotgun sequence:
- the LOC124657279 gene encoding kinesin-like protein KIN-10C, translated as MASAAAAGPASSQRVRVVLRLRPFLPLEAGSAAAPPCVTVIGGRSGSEVTVQLKDPRTSRSECYKLDAFFGHEDRVRDIFDKEISAVIPGIFEGVNATVFACGATGSGKTYTMQGTEDLPGLIPLAVSTIVKLSANTLCSVEISYYEVYMGRCQRSGRCYDLLEPKDTEIMALDDQDGNLQLKGLAWVPVRSMEEFQQVYSKGEQRRNVSHTDLNDVSSRSHAVLSIRVNNDAVTGKLNLIDLAGNEDKTCNEGIRSSLFVLSNVISALKNNESRIPYRDSKLTRILQDSLGGNSRAVMIACLNPTEYHEALHTVNLAGRSGHIKQTASARVFSRVKVMNQYDENIKKMLFDSVDHTPAKNRTRLSSQDAVKAIKKEAERKLDYTMFYAVVPPSSTPCKEDKFESPISKALSPISPNMVILRQQTYEDLDCPPSLEPKTPIGACNIAGMISSATPLDKLNAHGSDLMESYIQQYLEFLNVASKEELQKVKGIGEKRAEYIVELRKDSPRPFKSLLDMENIGLSTKQIQSLMLKTATGIFEQSLEWSINEVERCYETPAIDPRDWNSEVTVKRRQRKKHLSVTATPKEVIYHKVLGPTKYSLKKRRLDLQGQIQPVLIFFLDVAPLWLQEGWQAERRRCGISDNKPVFFLPRHLVWLCWSSNQIIDLWIFRSHPWWKGRGSRRSEDGCCNKLLWVSRICHQLRLPPRVRGRFFGFDGGPISLAWIWYACAASSSLAPLLLSLVPSVMEATDLGERKETVMRRWCRSSTEASLSSNTSTASKPFVIQAGEVRRSFNLLRRPLRSAVASIAGSDASGVVPALEYDGDIAGLLLIGGEREGLDRFFIFVSKVFSANIRGLCVIFLSYGVLCNYLYTHRLE; from the exons ATGGCGAGCGCCGCAGCTGCCGGCCCCGCCTCCTCTCAGCGGGTGCGTGTCGTGCTGCGGTTGCGCCCGTTCCTCCCGTTGgaggccggctcggcggcggcgccgccctgcGTCACCGTCATCGGCGGCCGCTCCGGCAGCGAGGTTACCGTCCAGCTCAAGGACCCGCGCACCAG CCGTAGCGAGTGCTACAAGCTGGACGCCTTCTTCGGCCATGAGGATCGGGTCCGCGACATATTTGACAAGGAGATCAGCGCCGTGATCCCGGGGATCTTCGAGGGTGTCAACGCGACGGTCTTCGCCTGTGGTGCCACCGGCAGCGGCAAGACCTACACGATGCAG GGAACGGAGGATCTACCAGGGCTCATCCCCTTGGCGGTGTCAACCATCGTGAAGCTCAGCGCCAACACATTGTGCTCCGTGGAGATCTCCTACTATGAGGTGTACATGGGGCGGTGCCAAAGGTCTGGGCGGTGCTATGACCTGCTTGAGCCCAAGGACACTGAGATAATGGCCTTAGATGATCAAGATGGTAACCTGCAGCTAAAGGGCTTGGCTTGG GTCCCTGTGCGTTCCATGGAGGAATTTCAGCAAGTCTACTCGAAAGGTGAGCAGCGGAGGAATGTGTCCCACACAGACCTGAACGACGTCTCGAGTAGGAGCCACGCTGTGCTCTCCATCAGGGTCAATAATGATGCTGTCACAGGGAAGCTTAACCTCATTGACCTGGCTG GAAACgaggacaagacttgcaatgaaGGGATTCGTTCTTCGCTGTTTGTACTGTCCAATGTCATTTCAGCTCTAAAGAATAACGAGTCACGGATACCTTATAGAGATAGTAAATTGACCCGCATACTACAAGATTCTCTAGGAGGCAATAGCCGTGCTGTGATGATAGCTTGCCTT AATCCAACGGAATACCATGAGGCACTCCACACAGTAAATCTGGCTGGTCGTTCAGGCCATATCAAACAAACGGCATCTGCAAGGGTTTTTAGTAGAGTTAAAGTAATGAACCAATATGATGAGAACATAAAAAA GATGCTATTTGATTCAGTAGACCATACTCCAGCAAAAAATAGAACAAGACTGAGCTCACAAGATGCAGTGAAGGCAATTAAGAAAG AAGCAGAAAGGAAACTG GACTATACCATGTTTTATGCAGTGGtgcctccttcatcaactccatgCAAAGAGGACAAGTTTGAATCACCCATTAGCAAAGCTctttctcccatttctcccaACATGGTGATTCTCAGACAGCAGACATATGAAGATCTCGATTGCCCCCCTTCACTGGAGCCCAAAACTCCAATAGGAGCATGTAACATAGCTGGGATGATTTCAAGTGCTACACCTCTTGATAAACTCAATGCACACGGATCTGACCTGATG GAATCTTATATTCAACAATACCTTGAGTTCTTAAATGTTGCAAGCAA GGAAGAGCTACAGAAAGTGAAA GGAATTGGTGAAAAGAGAGCAGAGTACATTGTTGAGCTCCGGAAGGATTCGCCTAGACCATTCAAATCG CTTTTGGACATGGAAAATATAGGTCTATCAACAAAACAA ATACAAAGCCTCATGCTTAAAACAGCCACTGGAATCTTCGAGCAATCGCTCGAATGGAGT ATCAATGAAGTGGAGAGATGCTATGAAACACCAGCCATCGACCCGAGGGACTGGAACTCAGAGGTCACTGTGAAAAGACGGCAACGAAAGAAGCACCTGTCAGTGACTGCCACGCCTAAAGAAGTCATTTACCACAAGGTTCTAGGTCCAACAAAATACTCACTGAAAAAAAG GAGGCTGGATCTCCAGGGCCAGATCCAGcccgtcctcatcttcttcctcgacgtTGCTCCTCTCTGGTTGCAGGAGGGGTGGCAGGCGGAGAGGAGGCGGTGCGGCATCTCCGACAATAAGCCCGTCTTCTTCCTTCCTCGTCATCTGGTTTGGTTGTGCTGGAGCAGCAACCAAATCATAGATCTCTGGATCTTCCGATCTCATCCATGGTGGAAGGGCAGAGGAAGCCGAAGATCTGAAGATGGCTGCTGCAATAAGCTCCTGTGGGTCTCCCGAATCTGCCATCAACTACGCCTGCCTCCCCGAGTCCGTGGCAGGTTCTTTGGGTTTGACGGCGGGCCAATTTCTCTGGCGTGGATTTGGTATGCCTGTGCTGCTTCTTCGAGCCTTGCTCCTTTGCTTTTATCCCTGGTTCCAAGCGTCATGGAGGCGACAGATCTGGGAGAGCGCAAGGAGACGGTGATGAGGAGGTGGTGTCGGAGTTCTACAGAAGCGTCTCTTTCGAGCAACACATCGACGGCGTCCAAGCCGTTCGTCATCCAAGCCGGTGAAGTTCGGCGTTCTTTCAACCTCCTTCGGAGGCCCTTGAGGTCTGCGGTCGCATCCATCGCCGGCTCTGACGCAAGTGGTGTAGTCCCCGCTTTAGAGTACGACGGCGACATTGCAGGCCTCCTGCTCATCGGTGGGGAAAGAGAAGGACTTGATCGCTTTTTCATATTTGTTAGTAAGGTCTTTTCTGCAAATATCAGGGGCCTATGTGTAATTTTCCTTTCTTATGGGGTCCTTTGTAATTATTTGTACACCCACCGACTGGAATGA
- the LOC124651670 gene encoding transmembrane protein 45B-like gives MGTLVGHVAPGAGFLLIGLWQLFNHIRLFSLRPSSYAAPVWFPARGVRHLELILVIVGTAASILMELVIGPAKHQPFDDDGTIPSDHLHNFEHASISLALLVFAAVTIHLDRVRAPMRDAMSQLVAAAAFAQQLLIFHLHSADHMGVEGQFHWLLQGVIAVTLATTLLGIPCPRSFAVSLVRSASLVFQGVWFVVMGVMLWTPGLVPKGCFLNFEEGHEVVRCRTDEALHRAKSLVNLQFSWYLTATVVFVVAFYLQVSRMYPEEPQYLPLVKGRHDHSDMDARFSIGDDHEDDEDEDDLEAVKRSNGYVVSGTKPMELER, from the coding sequence ATGGGCACGCTCGTCGGCCACGTCGCGCCGGGTGCGGGCTTCCTCCTCATCGGGCTATGGCAGCTGTTCAACCACATCCGCTTGTTCTCCCTGCGTCCCAGCTCCTACGCGGCGCCGGTATGGTTCCCCGCGCGGGGCGTCCGCCACCTCGAGCTcatcctcgtcatcgtcggcacAGCGGCGTCCATCCTGATGGAGCTCGTCATCGGCCCCGCGAAGCACCAGCCGTTCGACGACGACGGCACCATCCCCTCGGACCACCTCCACAACTTCGAGCACGCCTCCATCTCGCTCGCGCTTCTCGTCTTCGCCGCGGTCACCATCCACCTGGACAGGGTCCGTGCGCCGATGCGGGACGCCATGTCGCAGCTGGTCGCCGCGGCGGCGTTCGCGCAGCAGCTTCTCATCTTCCACCTCCACTCCGCGGACCACATGGGCGTGGAGGGGCAGTTCCACTGGCTGCTGCAGGGTGTCATCGCTGTCACGCTCGCCACCACGCTGCTGGGGATCCCCTGCCCACGGAGCTTCGCGGTGAGCCTGGTCCGGTCGGCCAGCCTCGTGTTCCAGGGCGTCTGGTTCGTCGTCATGGGCGTCATGCTCTGGACGCCGGGGCTGGTCCCCAAGGGATGCTTCCTCAACTTCGAGGAAGGCCACGAGGTGGTCCGGTGCCGCACTGACGAGGCGCTCCACCGCGCCAAGTCGCTGGTCAACCTGCAGTTCAGCTGGTACCTGACGGCAACCGTGGTGTTCGTCGTGGCGTTCTACCTCCAGGTCAGCAGGATGTATCCCGAGGAGCCGCAGTACTTGCCGCTGGTGAAGGGAAGGCACGACCACAGCGACATGGATGCTCGATTCAGCATTGGGGACGATCACGAGGACGATGAAGACGAGGACGACCTCGAGGCCGTGAAGCGTAGTAACGGGTACGTGGTCAGCGGCACAAAGCCAATGGAGCTTGAAAGGTGA
- the LOC124652578 gene encoding uncharacterized protein LOC124652578, with the protein MGNSYSNGGSYTSGHLQAPELPPLHLCFFLLVLLVFLAFSWYMSYESVVETFADQGRLLLMVSPLALLLAVRLLSGGDGDGHGHGRRVDQLMSMSMPERDSIHRAGGSPWGVGLLLVLLLVMVSYQSNFRDKWFAL; encoded by the coding sequence ATGGGGAACTCGTACAGCAACGGCGGCTCCTACACGTCGGGCCACCTGCAGGCGCCGGAGCTGCCGCCGCTGCACCTCTGCTTCTTCCTGCTGGTGCTGCTCGTCTTCCTCGCCTTCTCCTGGTACATGAGCTACGAGTCGGTGGTGGAGACCTTCGCCGACCAGGGTCGCCTCCTGCTCATGGTGTCGCCGCTCGCGCTGCTCCTCGCCGTGCGCCTGCtgtcgggcggcgacggcgatgggcaCGGGCATGGGCGGCGCGTCGACCAGCTCATGTCCATGTCGATGCCCGAGAGGGACTCCATCCACCGCGCCGGGGGCTCGCCGTGGGGCGTCGGGCTCCTgctcgtgctgctcctcgtcATGGTCTCCTACCAGTCCAACTTCAGGGATAAGTGGTTCGCGCTCTAG